In Brachyhypopomus gauderio isolate BG-103 chromosome 11, BGAUD_0.2, whole genome shotgun sequence, a single genomic region encodes these proteins:
- the ptprbl gene encoding receptor-type tyrosine-protein phosphatase beta isoform X2, with translation MDTLFYAWLILLRFSVSRGFLIAHTKGVCLTVQSKEVRLKTCDATDPSQQWSWTADLKLRHQLSECLWADTRASLPRHARLVKLQDCRSALAWKCYDKHGTFGLADWPMYLKKQGVRAVVRFEPKYSNWTMYTVNSEGKAVLSFLCQSAAGPTTVSISKPSAQMTTVRIPVTTAQKPVTSTGHASKTRTKRTVTAGPAGPDADPVLTTRIVLQKDKSSPPVQPGLLTAGHANTERQEAASDNSVTQFPHELRNTMRKSTDVAFTDIHQTMNAHENSHLDLHWTSESISETHNPRVSRRAVTASLTTATDPQTVFSVTNFRTPAVPGSTQPSGSVQTFPTTAVLGPSTAKITTDSSTKILSVSDTRTDVETAPVSAFTSSSAPTAGKGTKAFSTELPFRGSNSSATASVNTADVSPTSSRSTAKVGTHHTETTGPAVTGLIPSDTSTAGPAIDTTTSRAATTTSSITTAAPTTTTRATTTSSITTVAPTTTARATTTTSITTVAPTTTARATTTAPITTAAPTTTARATTTSITTEAPTSTTRAITAAPITTAAPTTTARATTTSITTEAPTSTARATTTAPITTAAPTTTARATTTSITTEAPTSTTRAITAAPITTAAPTTTARATTTSITTEAPTSTARATTTSITTEAPTSTTRAITAASITTAALTLTAISTTSVQTTSLPTSTMTLSASTQTTTQPTTTQPTTPTTTTTQPTTTTTQPTTTQPTTPTTTTTQPTTTQPTTPTTTTTQPTTTQPTTTTTQPTTTQPTTPTTTTTQPTTTQPTTTTTQPTTPTTTTIQPTTTKPTTTTQSTTPPSTTHSTTYSTSTPQVEITEALRCVLNQTHATVTTHDFVLDFTAPGAVCSFSVLDCWDGSRVTDCSHSDTHGSPFKCEVTGLTPGTIYCFRIISKTDGEQHDVSFQTDPEMPAGLEVKQFSSSMLRVSWLRPRGHVDWYELELSDTSTGAVRKTTVAGGAVPQSGFTNLVPGTRYTLHLVARTGNKESAAAVKSVAIAPSALKHLHASASSTRINVSWQPGNGRREAFWVVLSHGNEVVRNVTFGITVTSCTLDNLTPGTQYRVTVVTEAVGKQQILSKDIQTAPAAVTSLYLQNGGSQDTLNASWTRAVGGVDSYLISLSASSSSSAEQEATLPPNASYWLFSGLIPGRAYQVSVRTKSGELSTETKASGRTVPGKAVQLRLVALSDQKTLKVSWSPPKGEWEYYRVVLSDGSSVLVNRTAGRAALEYLFSNQPLVPGRLYTALVSVVSGSLTSTQHTEGRLAPRPVQQLQVRHSEETSLRVQWRPPVGEWDNYTVQLKDGGMVMGSRSLAGDSKECSFSDLTPGHQYTILVTTNSGELNSSSSITACTVPAGVTQLSVTNEGWTDALQVSWLQAKGEVDKLRLLLIHDSIVIKNESVPAHVASYHLQALRSGALYRVVVTTLWGGLSSRQAVAEGRTVPAAVHEVLVSNNGRMDFLSVSWRAAQGEVDSYRVTLSDQDKTVHSLTVSKSSPECVFKSLESGRLYNISVTTRSGVYENHTVVQERTQPSPVLTPTATHMARDDSLRVYWRHAAGDFDFYQVAIKHNNMFHQNQTVPRYQNECVFTGLVPGRLYTVIVSTWSGKYVSSVSTHGRTLPAGVCNLTLAGRGTEDLQVTWASPPGDVDHYEVQLLFSDMKVFPPITLSSTTQQYLLTSLTPGRLYKIVVSTFSGPNLSTKFIEGRTVPSKVKNIHISNAGRSTTLRVSWTPGQGDVDSYSVSLLMAGRVLEVRPVPKNVNELIFLSLQPGQLYSISVESISGSLINNSTTLARTVPSSATALQADSKHTTSTLLVTWQAGVGVFDGYSVQLQDEGGSLLANSSLPANSRQHLFTQLTPGRKYRVLMHTLSANLQSAAAMTEARTYPEAVPDLAIRSRSCSSVVLGWTAPHGVFDGFDAYLYTGGETLQDRRSGPASMLSCSFQNLRPGAAYRVVVLTRSGEHTNGSSTWARTVPAEVQALQVQSRNSTGSLWVSWQGAEGEVSGYTLSIYNPDQSKYAERNLSVVSRDYIFSQLVPGRLYTAAVLTRSGDLTNMATSKGRTDPKPPLSFSFGGITNTSLEMTWSGPDGTDYDDFDLQWSPRDRLSVFNPYHSRTSGSRLLTGLHPGRLYHFSLCTVSSEGGHPAYSQPIHKSIRTKPQGIHSLHCRPLSSTAISCSWSPPEADFDSYTVECSRLDGSALVYSRRTSRDTTLYHITDLEPHKRYSISVKVISDTMTSEAAEDSAITMIDRPPQPPASTRVSERMVHITTTSILFHFNCSWFSDVNGAVKFFTIVVVEADGIEDHQPEQRHPLPSYWNYRSNSSVKVYQTGYFRSECGEGPESATQGFDVTLGSGTDNLGGSCDHTLPKEADGDEPVFCDGPLKPSTAYRLSVRAFTQLYDEVQGEVFSPLYTDTYLSLPLVTQAEPLGGIIEGVSAGLFLIVSVVGITVLLICKHKAHKVVQEPVVRMSVRRERPHAGPHSAIRGNRRISSPIKLLHFEAHLTKLQADSNFLFSQEYEDLKDVGRNQPMDTALLPENRGKNRYNNILPYDSTRVKLSCVDDDPCSDYINASYIPGNNFRREYIATQGPLPGTKDDFWKMVWEQNVHNVVMVTQCVEKGRVKCDHYWPFDQDSLYYGDLIVQMRSESVLPEWTIREFKICNEDQLNYSRVVRQFHYTVWPDHGVPETTQSLVQFVRTVRDYINRTPSSGPTVVHCSAGVGRTGTFICLDRVLQQLDTKDIVDIYGAVFDLRLHRSHMVQTESQYVYLHQCVRDVLRARELQREQENRLYPVYENVAPDYHRDAVYSRR, from the exons ATGGACACCCTGTTTTACGCCTGGCTAATACTACTACGCTTTTCTGTGTCAA GGGGTTTCCTTATCGCGCACACGAAAGGAGTATGTCTTACCGTGCAGAGCAAGGAGGTTCGGCTCAAAACGTGTGATGCTACAGACCCCTCTCAGCAGTGGAGTTGGACGGCTGACCTGAAGCTCCGCCACCAGCTGTCTGAGTGCCTCTGGGCGGACACGCGCGCCTCTCTGCCGCGGCACGCGCGCTTAGTTAAACTTCAGGATTGCAGGAGTGCACTTGCGTGGAAATGCTACGACAAACACGGGACGTTCGGTTTGGCGGACTGGCCCATGTATCTGAAAAAACAAGGCGTACGAGCCGTGGTTCGATTCGAACCGAAGTATTCCAACTGGACAATGTACACGGTCAATTCGGAGGGGAAAGCGGTGCTGTCGTTCCTTTGTCAGTCCGCAG CAGGTCCAACAACAGTCTCCATAAGCAAACCCTCAGCACAAATGACTACAGTGAGGATCCCCGTCACCACTGCTCAGAAACCTGTGACCAGCACTGGACACGCATCCAAGACCAGAACCAAACGGACTGTTACAGCAGGTCCTGCAGGTCCTGATGCAGACCCAGTTCTGACCACCAGGATAGTGCTTCAAAAAGACAAGTCATCTCCCCCTGTTCAGCCCGGACTTCTCACAGCAGGACATGctaacacagagagacaggaagcagcCTCTGACAACTCTGTCACGCAATTCCCCCATGAACTGAGGAATACGATGAGGAAATCTACAGatgtggccttcacagacatccACCAAACAATGAATGCTCATGAGAATTCCCACCTTGATCTGCATTGGACTTCGGAGTCCATCTCCGAGACCCATAATCCCAGAGTCAGCCGCAGGGCGGTGACTGCGTCTCTCACGACCGCTACTGATCCTCAAACTGTGTTTTCTGTCACGAACTTCAGGACTCCAGCTGTGCCTGGATCCACCCAGCCGTCAGGTTCCGTGCAAACATTTCCCACCACTGCTGTTTTGGGTCCATCAACAGCTAAAATAACAACAGATAGTTCAACTAAAATTCTCTCAGTATCTGACACTCGGACAGATGTTGAAACTGCTCCTGTGTCAGCGTTCACATCATCATCTGCTCCAACTGCAGGCAAAGGTACAAAGGCCTTCAGTACAGAATTGCCTTTCAGAGGCAGTAACAGTTCAGCGACAGCTAGTGTGAACACAGCTGACGTGTCTCCTACCTCAAGTAGATCTACAGCCAAAGTTGGCACCCACCATACTGAAACTACTGGACCTGCTGTCACAGGGCTCATACCTTCagacacaagtactgctggcccCGCCATAGACACCACAACATCTAGAGCTGCAACTACAACAAGCTCTATAACTACTGCAGCTCCAACTACAACTACTAGAGCAACTACAACAAGCTCTATAACTACTGTAGCTCCAACTACAACTGCTAGAGCAACTACAACAACCTCTATAACTACTGTAGCTCCAACTACAACTGCTAGAGCAACTACAACAGCCCCTATAACTACTGCAGCTCCAACTACAACTGCTAGAGCAACTACAACCTCTATAACTACTGAAGCTCCAACATCAACTACTAGAGCAATTACAGCAGCCCCTATAACTACTGCAGCTCCAACTACAACTGCTAGAGCAACTACAACCTCTATAACTACTGAAGCTCCAACGTCAACTGCTAGAGCAACTACAACAGCCCCTATAACTACTGCAGCTCCAACTACAACTGCTAGAGCAACTACAACCTCTATAACTACTGAAGCTCCAACATCAACTACTAGAGCAATTACAGCAGCCCCTATAACTACTGCAGCTCCAACTACAACTGCTAGAGCAACTACAACCTCTATAACTACTGAAGCTCCAACGTCAACTGCTAGAGCAACTACAACCTCTATAACTACTGAAGCTCCAACGTCAACTACTAGAGCAATTACAGCAGCCTCTATAACTACTGCAGCTCTAACTCTGACTGCAATATCAACCACAAGTGTCCAAACTACTTCCCTCCCCACATCTACCATGACCCTGTCAGCTAGCACTCAAACAACCACCCAGCCAACCACCACCCAACCAACAACCccaaccaccacaaccacccaaCCAACAACCACAACCACCCAGCCAACCACCACCCAACCAACAACCccaaccaccacaaccacccagCCAACCACCACCCAACCAACAACCccaaccaccacaaccacccagCCAACCACCACCCAACCAACAACCACAACCACCCAGCCAACCACCACCCAACCAACAACCccaaccaccacaaccacccagCCAACCACCACCCAACCAACAACCACAACCACCCAACCAACAACCCCAACCACCACAACCATTCAGCcaaccaccaccaaaccaacgACAACCACCCAGTCAACTACCCCTCCCTCAACTACACATTCTACCACTTATTCCACTAGCACACCACAG GTTGAAATAACCGAGGCCCTCAGGTGTGTGCTGAACCAGACTCACGCAACAGTCACCACGCATGACTTTGTGCTGGACTTCACTGCCCCTGGGGCCGTTTGCTCCTTCAGCGTTCTGGACTGCTGGGATGGTTCCCGCGTTACAGACTGTTCCCACAGCGACACACACGGCAGCCCCTTTAAGTGTGAGGTAACGGGTCTGACGCCGGGCACCATCTACTGTTTCAGAATCATTTCAAAGACTGACGGAGAACAGCACGATGTCTCATTTCAAACTG ACCCAGAGATGCCCGCGGGCCTGGAGGTGAAGCAGTTCTCCAGCTCCATGTTGAGGGTGAGCTGGCTCCGCCCACGAGGACATGTGGACTGGTATGAGCTGGAGCTGTCTGACACCAGCACCGGGGCCGTGAGGAAAACCACAGTGGCAGGTGGTGCTGTTCCTCAGTCTGGCTTCACCAACCTGGTCCCAGGAACACGCTACACGCTCCACCTAGTGGCCAGGACGGGGAATAAGGAGTCCGCTGCTGCTGTGAAATCAGTAGCCATAG ctccatctgcactgaagcaTCTCCATGCCTCCGCCTCCTCCACCCGCATCAATGTCTCCTGGCAACCGGGAAACGGACGCAGAGAGGCATTCTGGGTAGTGTTGAGTCACGGAAATGAGGTGGTCAGAAATGTGACGTTTGGGATCACGGTTACGTCATGCACTCTGGACAACCTCACTCCTGGAACACAGTACAGGGTCACCGTGGTAACCGAGGCAGTTGGCAAGCAACAAATCTTAAGCAAGGATATTCAGACAG CTCCTGCTGCTGTGACGAGCCTGTATCTGCAGAACGGTGGAAGTCAGGACACTCTCAACGCCTCCTGGACTCGTGCTGTGGGAGGTGTGGATTCCTACCTGATCTCCTTATctgcctcctcatcctcctctgcCGAACAGGAGGCCACCCTCCCCCCCAACGCGTCCTATTGGCTCTTCAGTGGACTGATTCCTGGAAGAGCCTATCAGGTGTCTGTGAGGACCAAGAGTGGAGAGCTCAGCACTGAGACCAAAGCATCAGGCAGAACAG TTCCAGGAAAAGCTGTACAACTGAGGTTGGTGGCTCTCAGTGACCAGAAAACTCTGAAGGTGTCCTGGTCGCCCCCTAAGGGTGAATGGGAGTACTACCGTGTAGTGCTGTCGGATGGCTCCTCTGTGTTGGTTAACCGCACCGCAGGCAGGGCGGCGCTGGAGTACCTTTTCTCCAACCAGCCCCTGGTGCCTGGCAGACTGTACACAGCTCTGGTCTCCGTGGTCAGCGGCTCCCTCACCAGCACCCAGCACACCGAGGGAAGACTGG CCCCCAGACCAGTTCAGCAGCTGCAGGTCCGTCACAGTGAAGAGACATCGCTGCGTGTTCAGTGGCGCCCTCCGGTGGGAGAGTGGGATAACTACACCGTGCAGCTGAAAGATGGAGGCATGGTGATGGGCAGCAGGTCACTGGCGGGTGACTCGAAGGAGTGCAGCTTCAGTGATCTCACTCCAGGACACCAGTACACTATCCTGGTGACCACAAACAGCGGTGAACTGAACAGTTCCTCCTCGATCACTGCCTGCACTG tcCCAGCTGGCGTGACCCAGCTGAGTGTCACTAACGAGGGCTGGACCGACGCCCTTCAGGTGAGCTGGCTTCAGGCGAAGGGCGAGGTCGataagctccgcctcctcctcatCCACGACAGCATCGTCATCAAGAACGAGAGCGTTCCTGCCCACGTGGCCTCCTACCACCTCCAGGCCCTGAGGTCTGGCGCCCTCTACAGGGTGGTGGTGACTACGCTCTGGGGTGGTTTATCCTCCCGACAGGCAGTGGCGGAGGGGCGAACAG TGCCTGCAGCAGTCCATGAGGTGTTGGTGAGCAACAATGGGAGAATGGACTTCCTCAGTGTGTCGTGGAGAGCAGCACAAGGGGAAGTGGACAGCTACCGGGTCACCCTGAGTGACCAGGACAAGACGGTTCACTCTCTGACCGTGTCTAAATCCAGTCCGGAGTGTGTGTTTAAGTCCCTGGAGTCTGGACGACTCTACAACATCTCTGTCACCACCCGCAGCGGTGTGTATGAAAACCACACAGTGGTCCAGGAGCGAACAC AGCCATCACCTGTTTTGACACCAACGGCGACCCACATGGCGCGAGACGACTCGCTCCGGGTCTACTGGCGCCATGCAGCTGGAGACTTTGACTTTTACCAGGTGGCCATCAAACACAACAACATGTTCCACCAGAACCAGACGGTCCCTCGGTACCAGAACGAGTGTGTGTTCACGGGCCTAGTACCTGGCAGGCTCTACACTGTCATCGTCAGTACCTGGAGCGGGAAGTACGTGTCCAGCGTATCCACACACGGACGCACAC TGCCTGCTGGCGTTTGCAACCTCACGTTGGCCGGGCGTGGCACTGAGGACCTGCAGGTCACGTGGGCGTCTCCGCCCGGCGATGTGGATCATTACGAGGTGCAGCTTCTGTTCAGCGACATGAAGGTGTTTCCTCCCATCACGCTGAGCAGCACCACGCAGCAGTACCTGCTGACCTCACTCACGCCAGGGCGGCTCTACAAGATCGTGGTGTCCACGTTTAGCGGCCCCAACCTCAGCACAAAGTTCATCGAGGGCAGGACTG TGCCCAGTAAGGTGAAGAATATCCACATCAGTAATGCGGGTCGGAGCACCACCCTGCGTGTCAGCTGGACTCCGGGTCAGGGCGACGTGGACAGCTACTCCGTGTCCCTGTTGATGGCTGGCCGGGTGCTAGAGGTCCGGCCCGTACCCAAAAATGTCAATGAGCTGATCTTCCTGTCACTTCAGCCGGGCCAGTTGTACAGCATCAGTGTTGAGTCCATCAGCGGCTCTCTGATCAATAACAGCACCACCCTCgcacgaacag tCCCGTCCTCTGCCACTGCCCTCCAGGCGGACAGTAAACACACCACGAGCACGCTGCTGGTGACCTGGCAGGCCGGTGTGGGCGTGTTTGACGGCTACAGCGTGCAGCTCCAGGACGAGGGCGGTTCTCTGCTGGCCAACAGCAGCCTGCCCGCAAACTCACGCCAGCACCTCTTCACCCAACTCACCCCGGGGAGGAAGTACCGTGTCCTGATGCACACGCTCAGTGCGAACCTGCAGAGCGCCGCGGCGATGACCGAGGCTCGAACAT ACCCAGAGGCCGTCCCCGACCTCGCCATCAGGAGCCGTTCATGCAGCAGCGTGGTTCTGGGCTGGACCGCACCCCACGGCGTCTTTGACGGCTTCGACGCGTATCTGTACACGGGCGGAGAGACACTGCAGGACCGGAGGAGTGGACCGGCCTCTATGCTGAGCTGCTCCTTCCAGAACCTGAGACCCGGAGCAGCGTACAGGGTGGTGGTTCTGACCCGCAGTGGGGAGCACACCAACGGCTCCTCCACTTGGGCCCGGACAG TCCCAGCGGAGGTGCAGGCGCTGCAGGTTCAGAGCAGGAACAGCACAGGGTCCTTGTGGGTGAGCTGGCAGGGGGCGGAGGGGGAGGTGAGCGGCTACACCCTCTCCATCTACAACCCCGACCAGTCCAAGTATGCTGAGCGTAACCTGAGCGTGGTGAGTCGAGACTACATCTTCAGCCAGCTGGTGCCCGGACGCCTCTACACCGCTGCCGTCCTCACGCGCAGTGGGGATCTCACCAACATGGCAACCTCCAAGGGCAGGACAG ACCCAAAGCCGCCACTGTCCTTCTCCTTCGGAGGAATCACCAACACGTCTCTGGAGATGACGTGGAGCGGTCCGGACGGTACGGACTATGACGATTTCGATCTGCAGTGGAGCCCCAGGGACCGGCTGTCCGTGTTCAACCCCTACCACAGCCGCACGTCCGGCAGCCGGCTGCTGACCGGACTCCACCCGGGCCGGCTGTACCACTTCAGCCTCTGCACGGTCAGCAGCGAGGGCGGACACCCAGCTTACAGCCAGCCCATCCACAAGAGCATCCGCACAA AGCCGCAGGGCATCCACAGCCTGCACTGCAGGCCACTCAGTTCCACCGCCATCTCCTGCTCGTGGAGCCCCCCGGAGGCCGACTTTGACTCCTACACTGTGGAGTGCTCCCGTCTGGATGGGTCCGCGCTGGTGTACTCTCGACGCACGTCACGGGACACCACCCTGTACCACATCACCGACCTGGAACCCCACAAACGCTACAGCATCTCGGTGAAGGTCATCTCCGACACCATGACCAGCGAGGCAGCCGAGGACAGCGCGATCACCATGATTGACC gtcCCCCACAGCCCCCTGCCTCCACCCGCGTCAGTGAAAGGATGGTGCACATCACCACGACCTCCATCCTCTTCCACTTCAATTGCAGCTGGTTCAGTGACGTCAATGGCGCTGTGAAGTTCTTCACCATCGTTGTAGTCGAAGCTGATG GCATCGAAGACCATCAACCAGAACAGCGCCACCCGTTGCCATCTTATTGGAACTACAGAAGCAACAGCTCGGTGAAGGTGTACCAGACCGGCTACTTCCGCAGTGAATGTGGTGAGGGCCCGGAGAGCGCCACCCAGGGGTTCGACGTGACGTTGGGCTCCGGCACAGACAACCTGGGGGGCAGTTGTGACCACACTCTCCCAAAGGAGGCAGACGGGGACGAGCCTGTCTTCTGTGATGGGCCTCTGAAACCCAGCACTGCCTACAG gCTCAGCGTTCGTGCGTTCACACAACTCTATGatgaggtgcagggtgaggtgttctctcccctctacactgaCACCTACCTCTCTCTTCCCTTAGTCACACAAGCAG AGCCACTAGGGGGCATTATCGAGGGGGTCAGTGCTGGCCTCTTCCTCATCGTTTCTGTAGTGGGGATCACAGTGCTGCTGATCTGCAAACACAAGGCCCATAAAGT TGTGCAGGAGCCTGTGGTCCGgatgagtgtgaggagagagagaccgcACGCAGGCCCCCACTCTGCCATCAGGGG GAATCGTCGCATCTCCAG CCCAATCAAGCTGCTGCACTTTGAGGCTCACCTCACAAAGCTGCAGGCGGACTCCAACTTCCTGTTCTCCCAGGAGTATGAG GACCTGAAGGACGTGGGCCGTAACCAGCCAATGGACACCGCCTTGCTGCCCGAGAACCGAGGAAAAAACCGCTACAACAACATCCTGCCAT atgACTCCACCAGGGTGAAGCTGTCCTGCGTGGACGATGACCCGTGTTCGGACTACATCAACGCCAGCTACATCCCT gggAACAACTTCAGGAGGGAGTACATCGCCACCCAGGGCCCCCTGCCTGGTACCAAGGACGACTTCTGGAAGATGGTGTGGGAACAGAACGTTCACAATGTCGTCATGGTGACGCAGTGTGTGGAGAAAGGAAGG GTAAAATGTGACCACTATTGGCCGTTTGATCAAGACTCGCTGTACTACGGAGATCTCATCGTCCAGATGCGCTCTGAGTCTGTACTTCCAGAGTGGACCATCCGGGAATTCAAAATCTGCAAT gaAGATCAGCTGAACTACTCCAGAGTTGTGCGACAGTTTCACTACACAGTGTGGCCAGACCACGGCGTGCCAGAGACCACACAATCCCTGGTGCAGTTTGTGCGAACCGTGCGAGATTATATCAACAGGACCCCCAGCTCCGGACCCACTGTAGTGCACTGCAG TGCTGGAGTGGGTCGCACTGGCACTTTCATCTGTCTGGACCGAGTCCTCCAGCAACTGGACACGAAAGACATAGTGGACATCTACGGAGCCGTGTTTGACCTGCGGCTACATCGCTCTCATATGGTCCAGACAGAG agcCAGTATGTTTACCTGCATCAGTGTGTCCGAGACGTGCTTCGTGCTCGGGAGTTACAGAGGGAACAAGAGAACCGCCTGTATCCCGTCTACGAGAACGTGGCTCCGGATTACCACAGAG ATGCTGTGTACTCCAGACGCTGA